A genomic region of Sarcophilus harrisii chromosome 6, mSarHar1.11, whole genome shotgun sequence contains the following coding sequences:
- the LOC100914671 gene encoding actin-85C-like isoform X3 has product MVINAWGCQSQTSTKKWGEAKDSLAVIFDGGSRYFRVGYGGERAPRFVFPCVVGRYKKQNVMHGLDEKDTFIGDEVTDNWRKLTVKYPVEQGIVTNWEDMEKIWHHAFYNVLRVDPEQHPLLVTESITNPKANKEKLVEIMFETFGVPALYVAIQDILSLFSSGRTTGFVVNSGDEATYHVAINGGYIMSGTIMNLEVSGQDLSTYLMKLLSDKGYSLKTRAEWEMVRDIKEKLCYVALDYREEMDTEESSIQKKYKLPDGRDITVGKERFLCPEALFEPSVLGVPFPGLHKNIYESLIKHDFEIRKIFYVNTILCGGNMSFPGGCASRMPLLFLVWRLPLDHSELFSTHVDL; this is encoded by the exons ATGGTTATAAATGCTTGGGGTTGCCAAAGCCAAACAT CCACAAAAAAGTGGGGAGAAGCTAAAGATTCTTTGGCTGTTATATTTGACGGTGGTTCCAGATACTTCAGAGTGGGGTATGGCGGAGAACGGGCCCCTCGATTTGTTTTCCCATGCGTGGTTGGGCGCTACAAAAAGCAG AATGTGATGCATGGATTGGATGAAAAGGATACTTTCATTGGTGATGAAGTCACTGATAATTGGAGAAAGCTTACGGTGAAATACCCTGTTGAACAAGGAATTGTCACCAACTGGGAGGACATGGAAAAG ATCTGGCACCATGCTTTCTACAATGTGCTCCGGGTAGACCCAGAACAACACCCTCTCCTGGTGACTGAAAGCATCACCAACCCAAAGGCCAACAAAGAGAAGTTAGTTGAG ATTATGTTTGAAACATTTGGAGTTCCAGCCTTGTACGTAGCCATCCAGGACATTTTGTCCCTTTTCTCTTCGGGCCGGACCACCG GATTTGTGGTGAATTCTGGGGATGAAGCAACCTACCATGTTGCCATCAATGGCGGCTACATCATGTCTGGTACCATCATGAACCTGGAGGTATCCGGCCAGGACCTCTCTACATACCTGATGAAGCTTCTCAGTGACAAAGGCTACTCCCTGAAGACCCGGG CTGAATGGGAAATGGTCAGAGACATCAAGGAGAAATTGTGTTATGTGGCTTTGGACTACAGGGAGGAGATGGACACCGAAGAATCCTCCATACAGAAGAAATATAAGCTCCCTGATGGTCGTGACATCACCGTGGGCAAAGAGAGGTTCCTCTGTCCTGAGGCTTTGTTCGAACCATCTGTGCTTG GGGTCCCATTTCCAGGTcttcacaaaaatatatatgaaagccTCATAAAACATGACTTTGAAATAAGGAAGATCTTTTATGTGAACACTATCCTCTGCGGGGGCAACATGTCATTCCCAG GTGGTTGTGCCAGCAGAATGCCGCTTCTCTTCCTGGTTTGGCGGCTCCCTCTTGACCACTCTGAACTCTTTTCAACACATGTGGATCTATGA
- the LOC100914671 gene encoding actin-3-like isoform X1, translated as MVINAWGCQSQTSTKKWGEAKDSLAVIFDGGSRYFRVGYGGERAPRFVFPCVVGRYKKQNVMHGLDEKDTFIGDEVTDNWRKLTVKYPVEQGIVTNWEDMEKIWHHAFYNVLRVDPEQHPLLVTESITNPKANKEKLVEIMFETFGVPALYVAIQDILSLFSSGRTTGFVVNSGDEATYHVAINGGYIMSGTIMNLEVSGQDLSTYLMKLLSDKGYSLKTRAEWEMVRDIKEKLCYVALDYREEMDTEESSIQKKYKLPDGRDITVGKERFLCPEALFEPSVLGVPFPGLHKNIYESLIKHDFEIRKIFYVNTILCGGNMSFPGMGERVAKEIKEQAPKMTKIKVVVPAECRFSSWFGGSLLTTLNSFQHMWIYDYEYEDCGSSIIHQRQF; from the exons ATGGTTATAAATGCTTGGGGTTGCCAAAGCCAAACAT CCACAAAAAAGTGGGGAGAAGCTAAAGATTCTTTGGCTGTTATATTTGACGGTGGTTCCAGATACTTCAGAGTGGGGTATGGCGGAGAACGGGCCCCTCGATTTGTTTTCCCATGCGTGGTTGGGCGCTACAAAAAGCAG AATGTGATGCATGGATTGGATGAAAAGGATACTTTCATTGGTGATGAAGTCACTGATAATTGGAGAAAGCTTACGGTGAAATACCCTGTTGAACAAGGAATTGTCACCAACTGGGAGGACATGGAAAAG ATCTGGCACCATGCTTTCTACAATGTGCTCCGGGTAGACCCAGAACAACACCCTCTCCTGGTGACTGAAAGCATCACCAACCCAAAGGCCAACAAAGAGAAGTTAGTTGAG ATTATGTTTGAAACATTTGGAGTTCCAGCCTTGTACGTAGCCATCCAGGACATTTTGTCCCTTTTCTCTTCGGGCCGGACCACCG GATTTGTGGTGAATTCTGGGGATGAAGCAACCTACCATGTTGCCATCAATGGCGGCTACATCATGTCTGGTACCATCATGAACCTGGAGGTATCCGGCCAGGACCTCTCTACATACCTGATGAAGCTTCTCAGTGACAAAGGCTACTCCCTGAAGACCCGGG CTGAATGGGAAATGGTCAGAGACATCAAGGAGAAATTGTGTTATGTGGCTTTGGACTACAGGGAGGAGATGGACACCGAAGAATCCTCCATACAGAAGAAATATAAGCTCCCTGATGGTCGTGACATCACCGTGGGCAAAGAGAGGTTCCTCTGTCCTGAGGCTTTGTTCGAACCATCTGTGCTTG GGGTCCCATTTCCAGGTcttcacaaaaatatatatgaaagccTCATAAAACATGACTTTGAAATAAGGAAGATCTTTTATGTGAACACTATCCTCTGCGGGGGCAACATGTCATTCCCAGGTATGGGTGAACGGGTGGCGAAGGAAATCAAGGAACAAGCACCCAAGATGACTAAGATTAAG GTGGTTGTGCCAGCAGAATGCCGCTTCTCTTCCTGGTTTGGCGGCTCCCTCTTGACCACTCTGAACTCTTTTCAACACATGTGGATCTATGACTATGAATATGAGGACTGCGGCAGCTCCATCATTCACCAACGACAGTTCTGA
- the LOC100914671 gene encoding actin-3-like isoform X4, giving the protein MLGVAKAKHNVMHGLDEKDTFIGDEVTDNWRKLTVKYPVEQGIVTNWEDMEKIWHHAFYNVLRVDPEQHPLLVTESITNPKANKEKLVEIMFETFGVPALYVAIQDILSLFSSGRTTGFVVNSGDEATYHVAINGGYIMSGTIMNLEVSGQDLSTYLMKLLSDKGYSLKTRAEWEMVRDIKEKLCYVALDYREEMDTEESSIQKKYKLPDGRDITVGKERFLCPEALFEPSVLGVPFPGLHKNIYESLIKHDFEIRKIFYVNTILCGGNMSFPGMGERVAKEIKEQAPKMTKIKVVVPAECRFSSWFGGSLLTTLNSFQHMWIYDYEYEDCGSSIIHQRQF; this is encoded by the exons ATGCTTGGGGTTGCCAAAGCCAAACAT AATGTGATGCATGGATTGGATGAAAAGGATACTTTCATTGGTGATGAAGTCACTGATAATTGGAGAAAGCTTACGGTGAAATACCCTGTTGAACAAGGAATTGTCACCAACTGGGAGGACATGGAAAAG ATCTGGCACCATGCTTTCTACAATGTGCTCCGGGTAGACCCAGAACAACACCCTCTCCTGGTGACTGAAAGCATCACCAACCCAAAGGCCAACAAAGAGAAGTTAGTTGAG ATTATGTTTGAAACATTTGGAGTTCCAGCCTTGTACGTAGCCATCCAGGACATTTTGTCCCTTTTCTCTTCGGGCCGGACCACCG GATTTGTGGTGAATTCTGGGGATGAAGCAACCTACCATGTTGCCATCAATGGCGGCTACATCATGTCTGGTACCATCATGAACCTGGAGGTATCCGGCCAGGACCTCTCTACATACCTGATGAAGCTTCTCAGTGACAAAGGCTACTCCCTGAAGACCCGGG CTGAATGGGAAATGGTCAGAGACATCAAGGAGAAATTGTGTTATGTGGCTTTGGACTACAGGGAGGAGATGGACACCGAAGAATCCTCCATACAGAAGAAATATAAGCTCCCTGATGGTCGTGACATCACCGTGGGCAAAGAGAGGTTCCTCTGTCCTGAGGCTTTGTTCGAACCATCTGTGCTTG GGGTCCCATTTCCAGGTcttcacaaaaatatatatgaaagccTCATAAAACATGACTTTGAAATAAGGAAGATCTTTTATGTGAACACTATCCTCTGCGGGGGCAACATGTCATTCCCAGGTATGGGTGAACGGGTGGCGAAGGAAATCAAGGAACAAGCACCCAAGATGACTAAGATTAAG GTGGTTGTGCCAGCAGAATGCCGCTTCTCTTCCTGGTTTGGCGGCTCCCTCTTGACCACTCTGAACTCTTTTCAACACATGTGGATCTATGACTATGAATATGAGGACTGCGGCAGCTCCATCATTCACCAACGACAGTTCTGA
- the LOC100914671 gene encoding actin-3-like isoform X2, giving the protein MRGWALQKAGKNYSHFREEGMVSSWSYSASGWELRGELGRLRPYLFILGRKGPNVMHGLDEKDTFIGDEVTDNWRKLTVKYPVEQGIVTNWEDMEKIWHHAFYNVLRVDPEQHPLLVTESITNPKANKEKLVEIMFETFGVPALYVAIQDILSLFSSGRTTGFVVNSGDEATYHVAINGGYIMSGTIMNLEVSGQDLSTYLMKLLSDKGYSLKTRAEWEMVRDIKEKLCYVALDYREEMDTEESSIQKKYKLPDGRDITVGKERFLCPEALFEPSVLGVPFPGLHKNIYESLIKHDFEIRKIFYVNTILCGGNMSFPGMGERVAKEIKEQAPKMTKIKVVVPAECRFSSWFGGSLLTTLNSFQHMWIYDYEYEDCGSSIIHQRQF; this is encoded by the exons ATGCGTGGTTGGGCGCTACAAAAAGCAG GcaaaaattattctcatttcagaGAAGAGGGCATGGTCAGCTCATGGTCTTACAGTGCTTCAGGATGGGAGCTGAGAGGGGAGCTCGGGCGTCTCAGGCCATACTTGTTCATCCTGGGCCGTAAGGGACCA AATGTGATGCATGGATTGGATGAAAAGGATACTTTCATTGGTGATGAAGTCACTGATAATTGGAGAAAGCTTACGGTGAAATACCCTGTTGAACAAGGAATTGTCACCAACTGGGAGGACATGGAAAAG ATCTGGCACCATGCTTTCTACAATGTGCTCCGGGTAGACCCAGAACAACACCCTCTCCTGGTGACTGAAAGCATCACCAACCCAAAGGCCAACAAAGAGAAGTTAGTTGAG ATTATGTTTGAAACATTTGGAGTTCCAGCCTTGTACGTAGCCATCCAGGACATTTTGTCCCTTTTCTCTTCGGGCCGGACCACCG GATTTGTGGTGAATTCTGGGGATGAAGCAACCTACCATGTTGCCATCAATGGCGGCTACATCATGTCTGGTACCATCATGAACCTGGAGGTATCCGGCCAGGACCTCTCTACATACCTGATGAAGCTTCTCAGTGACAAAGGCTACTCCCTGAAGACCCGGG CTGAATGGGAAATGGTCAGAGACATCAAGGAGAAATTGTGTTATGTGGCTTTGGACTACAGGGAGGAGATGGACACCGAAGAATCCTCCATACAGAAGAAATATAAGCTCCCTGATGGTCGTGACATCACCGTGGGCAAAGAGAGGTTCCTCTGTCCTGAGGCTTTGTTCGAACCATCTGTGCTTG GGGTCCCATTTCCAGGTcttcacaaaaatatatatgaaagccTCATAAAACATGACTTTGAAATAAGGAAGATCTTTTATGTGAACACTATCCTCTGCGGGGGCAACATGTCATTCCCAGGTATGGGTGAACGGGTGGCGAAGGAAATCAAGGAACAAGCACCCAAGATGACTAAGATTAAG GTGGTTGTGCCAGCAGAATGCCGCTTCTCTTCCTGGTTTGGCGGCTCCCTCTTGACCACTCTGAACTCTTTTCAACACATGTGGATCTATGACTATGAATATGAGGACTGCGGCAGCTCCATCATTCACCAACGACAGTTCTGA
- the LOC100914671 gene encoding actin-3-like isoform X5: MHGLDEKDTFIGDEVTDNWRKLTVKYPVEQGIVTNWEDMEKIWHHAFYNVLRVDPEQHPLLVTESITNPKANKEKLVEIMFETFGVPALYVAIQDILSLFSSGRTTGFVVNSGDEATYHVAINGGYIMSGTIMNLEVSGQDLSTYLMKLLSDKGYSLKTRAEWEMVRDIKEKLCYVALDYREEMDTEESSIQKKYKLPDGRDITVGKERFLCPEALFEPSVLGVPFPGLHKNIYESLIKHDFEIRKIFYVNTILCGGNMSFPGMGERVAKEIKEQAPKMTKIKVVVPAECRFSSWFGGSLLTTLNSFQHMWIYDYEYEDCGSSIIHQRQF; the protein is encoded by the exons ATGCATGGATTGGATGAAAAGGATACTTTCATTGGTGATGAAGTCACTGATAATTGGAGAAAGCTTACGGTGAAATACCCTGTTGAACAAGGAATTGTCACCAACTGGGAGGACATGGAAAAG ATCTGGCACCATGCTTTCTACAATGTGCTCCGGGTAGACCCAGAACAACACCCTCTCCTGGTGACTGAAAGCATCACCAACCCAAAGGCCAACAAAGAGAAGTTAGTTGAG ATTATGTTTGAAACATTTGGAGTTCCAGCCTTGTACGTAGCCATCCAGGACATTTTGTCCCTTTTCTCTTCGGGCCGGACCACCG GATTTGTGGTGAATTCTGGGGATGAAGCAACCTACCATGTTGCCATCAATGGCGGCTACATCATGTCTGGTACCATCATGAACCTGGAGGTATCCGGCCAGGACCTCTCTACATACCTGATGAAGCTTCTCAGTGACAAAGGCTACTCCCTGAAGACCCGGG CTGAATGGGAAATGGTCAGAGACATCAAGGAGAAATTGTGTTATGTGGCTTTGGACTACAGGGAGGAGATGGACACCGAAGAATCCTCCATACAGAAGAAATATAAGCTCCCTGATGGTCGTGACATCACCGTGGGCAAAGAGAGGTTCCTCTGTCCTGAGGCTTTGTTCGAACCATCTGTGCTTG GGGTCCCATTTCCAGGTcttcacaaaaatatatatgaaagccTCATAAAACATGACTTTGAAATAAGGAAGATCTTTTATGTGAACACTATCCTCTGCGGGGGCAACATGTCATTCCCAGGTATGGGTGAACGGGTGGCGAAGGAAATCAAGGAACAAGCACCCAAGATGACTAAGATTAAG GTGGTTGTGCCAGCAGAATGCCGCTTCTCTTCCTGGTTTGGCGGCTCCCTCTTGACCACTCTGAACTCTTTTCAACACATGTGGATCTATGACTATGAATATGAGGACTGCGGCAGCTCCATCATTCACCAACGACAGTTCTGA